CAATGCTGTGTCCCTACAGCCCTTTGTAGTTTATGCAAACTAAATGCGCTGTATGTCTACCTATAGCAAAGTGCTGAGTAAAAACCTAGTTACTTCAAGGCTTTGAGCAATAAACACTGTCCTAACCTATATAACTCAGCTATACCTTTAAGAGGTTGTTTGAAAAGTCGCAAAGTATACTACAAACCCCTCTCCAAACCTCTCCCCGAAACGGAGAGAGGCTTTAAAACCCTATTCCCTCGTAGGGAAGGGGGGCTAGGGGGGTTAGGTTTGGGAGGCTTTGATGTTCAAAAAATACTTTTCAAACATTCTCTAGTACTTAGTTTGCGTACTTCAGTTTTATTGAAATCTGTTGTAAGCTCAATGACCAAAGCAGAATGCGATCGCCTCTGTTGGCAAATGTCCTTTTCAATTTAAATCTGCTGAAACTGCTCGAAGTGTTTCTACTTTAAGCTTATCTCTGGTACTAGAGGTTCCTTGAATTGTCAGAACTGAACAGGGAGCATGATGCAATACATAATTACTGACGCTACCCATAAAGAACTCACTAACTCTACTCACACCACGACGACCGACAATAATTAAGTCAGCATTCCAAGTATGAGCTATCTCGCAAATTAACCGACCAGGATCACCGAGTTTCTGTGCAAAGTCAACTTTAACACCTTGTGCGATCGCCTCATGGCTTAGTGATGTCAAAAATTTCATTCCCGATTGCTTTAAAGCTTCCCACTGATCTACATAGTATTTCACACCACGAGTGTGAAAAGTTACATACATATTATCTTTTTGCTTAGTGGAAACATCATTTGAGTAGTCATCATCAAAAGGTGATATCACATGGAACAAGAGCAATTGAGCATTAGTTGCTAATGCTAGAGATAGAGCTTGTTCAAAAACATAACGGTAATTTTCGGTATTGTTGATTGCCACCAAGATTTTACTAAACATAGCTAAAAATCCTTAATTATGAATTATTAATCTCACTTAGCCCAAAGGCAACGTTAGAGCTTATTCTTGGGTGGTTTGATTGAGCCGTACTAGCATAGTTAATTTTATTATTTTCAGCATAGTTACTGAATTTAACGTATTAACTATTTGCTTATAACTTCTATAATTCCCTTTATATAAAAATAATTTGAGGAACTTGTGAGGAAGATATAGCCAAATAACAGTTGT
This region of Nostoc sp. UHCC 0302 genomic DNA includes:
- a CDS encoding universal stress protein, which gives rise to MFSKILVAINNTENYRYVFEQALSLALATNAQLLLFHVISPFDDDYSNDVSTKQKDNMYVTFHTRGVKYYVDQWEALKQSGMKFLTSLSHEAIAQGVKVDFAQKLGDPGRLICEIAHTWNADLIIVGRRGVSRVSEFFMGSVSNYVLHHAPCSVLTIQGTSSTRDKLKVETLRAVSADLN